GCCGAACAGCCCGCCAAACACGCTCATGGCGGTGGGGAAATCGTGCGAGCGGAAGAACACCCGGCCGAGCATCACCAGCAGCATGGTGCGGGGAATGGCGTACCAGATCGGCGGGGGCGGGCGACCCAGGCGGCGGTTCAGATAGCGTTCCAGCAGCAGAAATCCACCGTTCCATGCTCCCCACAGCACGAAGCCCCAGCCCGCGCCGTGCCACAGACCGCCCAGCAGCATGGTCAGAAACAGATTGACGTAGGTGCGGCCCGGCCCCTTGCGGTTGCCTCCCAGCGGGATATACAGGTATTCGCGCAGCCAGCTGCTCAGGCTCATATGCCAGCGCGTCCAGAAATTGGTGATGCTGGTCGCCAGATACGGATCGCGGAAGTTCTCGGGAAAGGTAAAGCCCATCATGGCGGCCAGCCCAATCGCCATGTCGGTATAGCCGCTGAAGTCGAAGAACAGCTGAATGGAGTACGCGAGCGTGCCGATCCAGGCGTCTCCAAAGGCCGGATTCGGCACATCGTAGGCGGCAGCGGCCAGCGGCGCGATCATGTCGGCGATCAGCACCTTCTTGCAGAACCCTGCCATGAAGCGCTGTGCTCCCTGGGCAAAGCGGTCAACCGAGTGTTCGCGGCGCTGGAACTGATCGGCCAGCAGGTGATATTTGAGCACCGGGCCTGCCACCAGATGCGGAAACAGCGCGATGAAGGCGGCGAACGACCAGAAATCGCGCGGCTGTTCGGCCTGCCCACGGTGCAGATCGACCAGAAAGCTGATGGCGTGAAAGATGTAGAACGACAGGCCGATGGGCAGCAGCACGTGCGTCCAGGGGAGGGCCGGACTGTGCAGGCTGCCCAGCACGGCATTCAGAGAATCCGCCGCGAAATTGGCGTACTTGAAATACGCGAGACAGGCGAGATTGACGCTCACGCCCAGCGTCAGCCAGCGGAAGCGCGTCCGGGCGTCGGGCGCACGCATCATGACGCGGCTCAGGGCGAACGTGAAGGCCGTGACGCCGATCAGCAGTCCCAGAAATGCCGGTTGCGCCCAGCCGTAGAACAGCCAGCTGGCAGCCAGAATCACCTGTGACCTGTACCTCTGCGGTGTCAGGAAATAGATGATCAGTGTGACAGGCAGAAACGCACAGAGAAACAGATAGGAACTGAAGACCATCACCGACCTCCTTTCATGAAGAGATTTTTATCTATCCCCCATGACAGTTCTCTTTCTGAAGTGCTAGTTCGTTTTCATGTACGGCCGTGTACGTTTTCTCTCGGTCCACTCTGATGCCCGAGCACGCTGTATGGAACGCCTGAAACGCCAATCGGAAGCGGGAAAGGATCGTCGGGTAGGACGCTGAATGCCCGTTGCAGGCTTCCAGATCGCGTCTGTGCTTCAGGTCGTGTGCGTCTGTGACGCGTCCAGGCACTCGTTCAGGCCCGGCGACTCGATCTGCGTCGCCGCAGCCACCAGACGAGCAGCAGAACCGCCGCGAGCAGAGGCACCAGCAGGGGCCGCAGAAATCGCCATCTGCTCAGCCGGTCAGACCATCCGGGGGCGCTGGCCTGCCCCCCATGACCACCAAAGCGGCAGGTTTTTCCGTGCCGTCGCCCCGCAGCATGCCCAGGTGCCGCTCGACTGGCCTGTTGCCCGGAACGGCCCCTTTGGGCAGATCGAACAGCGTCCAGGCCAGCCAGCCCACCCGCTCCCTGGCGCTCAGGTCCAGGGTCTGCCGGTAGTGCCAGGCCTGATCGGCCTCGGTGTGTGGATCGGGCAATTTGTTGGCCTGGGTGTGGTAGCCGAATTCTTCCAGCAGAACCGGACGCTGAAGTTTTTTGGCGCTCTGGAGGAGAGTGGCTGTCTGGCCGGGCGCGGCGTAGGAATGCACGGTCACGAAGTCGAGATGCTGTGCCAGCGCCGCATCAGGCACGATCAGTCCCACCGTGACCGCCTTCCTGCTGAGCGTTCGGGTCTGGTCTGCCAGCAGGCCCAGCACAAATCTCAGCCGCGTCCAGTCGGCCTTGCCTGCATCCAGATCGGCCTCGTTTTTCAGGTCCACAGCCAGCACTTCGGGGCGGCTGAGCTGGGGTTGCAGCGTCTCCAGCATCGTCAGAATTCTCGGCAGATCGGCGAGGCGGTACGCGGTATAGCCGTCCAGCAACGTGGGAATGACCTTCAATTCATGTCGCCCCGCCGCGTCCAGCAGGGCTTTCAGGGTGTTCGGGGCGTCTGCGGGCAGCGGATAGGGAACGAACACCCGCACGGTATTCAGGCCCAGACCGTGTATTCGGGCAAAGTCGCTCTCCACTTCATCGGCGTTCAGCGATGTCCAGAGGGCCGCAAAGGGAGCGCTGCGGGCCTCGTAATTGACGCCGCGAATGCGGGCGAGCTGCCCCGCGAGGTCTGGAAAACTGATCCTGTCGGCCTGTGCCGGGGTGTCGGCCAGCACGCGCCAGTGGTGAACGCGCCAGTTGCCGTCGTCGAGCGCCATCACCACATCGACGGTGCGGCGGGCCAGCCGGGGAATCGTCAGCCGTTTGCCTTCGTCCTCGCCCTGCGCGTACCAGTACTGATCGGTAAACGACACGGTAGCGCCGTCCGGGGCGTAGAAGTGCAGGGTCAGCTGATGATCCCAGTCGGCGAATTCGGCCAACCGGGTCTGCTGGGTCACGAGGTGGGCGTCGGAGAGTGCCCCCTCCTGATAGTAGGAAGGCAGGCCGGTGCTGTCGCCGCTGTACAGCGCGTAGGCCAGTTCCTCGTACCCTCGCCGGTAGCCGCTGGTGACGGCGT
The genomic region above belongs to Deinococcus sp. KNUC1210 and contains:
- a CDS encoding MBOAT family protein, producing MVFSSYLFLCAFLPVTLIIYFLTPQRYRSQVILAASWLFYGWAQPAFLGLLIGVTAFTFALSRVMMRAPDARTRFRWLTLGVSVNLACLAYFKYANFAADSLNAVLGSLHSPALPWTHVLLPIGLSFYIFHAISFLVDLHRGQAEQPRDFWSFAAFIALFPHLVAGPVLKYHLLADQFQRREHSVDRFAQGAQRFMAGFCKKVLIADMIAPLAAAAYDVPNPAFGDAWIGTLAYSIQLFFDFSGYTDMAIGLAAMMGFTFPENFRDPYLATSITNFWTRWHMSLSSWLREYLYIPLGGNRKGPGRTYVNLFLTMLLGGLWHGAGWGFVLWGAWNGGFLLLERYLNRRLGRPPPPIWYAIPRTMLLVMLGRVFFRSHDFPTAMSVFGGLFGQHAPGLSAAFRLELTTERTVILVLGVVLVYFAPYWRSLEARFGTRRLYQRVSYGLIPAFVFALALLSAQSYSPFLYFQF
- a CDS encoding glycoside hydrolase family 5 protein — protein: MWLPDDPGQPRPMEDFARDAVTSGYRRGYEELAYALYSGDSTGLPSYYQEGALSDAHLVTQQTRLAEFADWDHQLTLHFYAPDGATVSFTDQYWYAQGEDEGKRLTIPRLARRTVDVVMALDDGNWRVHHWRVLADTPAQADRISFPDLAGQLARIRGVNYEARSAPFAALWTSLNADEVESDFARIHGLGLNTVRVFVPYPLPADAPNTLKALLDAAGRHELKVIPTLLDGYTAYRLADLPRILTMLETLQPQLSRPEVLAVDLKNEADLDAGKADWTRLRFVLGLLADQTRTLSRKAVTVGLIVPDAALAQHLDFVTVHSYAAPGQTATLLQSAKKLQRPVLLEEFGYHTQANKLPDPHTEADQAWHYRQTLDLSARERVGWLAWTLFDLPKGAVPGNRPVERHLGMLRGDGTEKPAALVVMGGRPAPPDGLTG